A genomic window from Nematostella vectensis chromosome 9, jaNemVect1.1, whole genome shotgun sequence includes:
- the LOC116613119 gene encoding uncharacterized protein CXorf65 homolog translates to MFITVRYGDGEESLFNPHCRINSLLEDIRKRCKCTKDAHVDLSDERGNLKYLVEHPTSYASDLLKERESFVLIRIEKKPEDEGDMYTPLLNDIDVITESFLERLSKCESETASSKSTKAAVVTNNNKKQSLVNKARNAFMSSPTRGTRSRERTSKSPNAVTKKLSR, encoded by the exons ATGTTCATCACAGTTCGCTACGGAG ACGGCGAAGAGAGCTTGTTCAATCCACATTGCCGAATCAATTCTCTGTTGGAGGACATTAGGAAAAGATGTAAATGCACAAAAGATG CGCACGTAGATCTGAGTGATGAGCGGGGAAATCTCAAATACCTCGTGGAGCATCCAACTAGCTACGCGTCCGACCTGCTCAAAGAACGCGAGTCCTTCGTACTCATTCGGATTGAGA AGAAGCCAGAGGACGAAGGTGATATGTACACACCGCTACTCAATGACATCGACGTCATCACGGAATCCTTTCTAG AGCGGCTGTCAAAGTGCGAGAGCGAAACAGCAAGCAGCAAGAGCACCAAGGCCGCCGTGgtcacaaacaacaacaagaaacaGAGCTTGGTGAACAAGGCGCGCAATGCATTCATGTCTAGCCCTACACGCGGCACCAGAAGCCGCGAGCGAACCAGTAAGAGTCCGAACGCAGTCACCAAGAAATTGTCACGGTGA